In the Lepidochelys kempii isolate rLepKem1 chromosome 3, rLepKem1.hap2, whole genome shotgun sequence genome, one interval contains:
- the SOX7 gene encoding transcription factor SOX-7, translating to MASLLGSYPWSESLDGELPEGLSPPAAHRSPGEKGSETRIRRPMNAFMVWAKDERKRLAVQNPDLHNAELSKMLGKSWKSLSPSQKRPYVEEAERLRVQHMQDYPNYKYRPRRKKQVKRICKRVDPGFLLGNLSRDQNSGPEKRACGRTMGEKEGQGEYSPGPVLQSIRGYREAQASGGSTNMDTYPYGLPTPPEMSPLDVIDPEQSFFSSPCPEEHHHPHMTGAPYSPEYSTSPLQCNHHPLGPMSIPQPSTSMIPPIPSCPPPPPTYYTPAFHPIHPHSLHAHLGQLSPPPEHHGFDSLDQLSQAELLGEMDRNEFDQYLSAPGHSDRSGVITNGDAQVSQVAGGSPSTETSLISVLADATATYYNNYRVS from the exons ATGGCTTCCCTGCTGGGCTCCTACCCGTGGTCCGAGAGCCTGGATGGGGAGCTCCCGGAGGGGCTCTCCCCGCCGGCCGCGCACCGCTCCCCGGGGGAGAAGGGCTCGGAGACCCGCATCAGGAGACCCATGAACGCCTTCATGGTGTGGGCGAAGGACGAGAGGAAGCGGCTGGCGGTGCAGAACCCGGACCTGCACAACGCGGAGCTCAGCAAGATGCTCG GCAAGTCCTGGAAATCTCTGAGCCCTTCCCAGAAGAGACCTTACGTGGAGGAGGCGGAAAGACTGAGGGTTCAGCACATGCAAGATTACCCCAACTACAAATACCGGCCCAGGAGGAAGAAACAGGTCAAGCGGATCTGCAAGCGGGTGGATCCAGGCTTTCTGCTGGGGAACCTCTCCAGGGATCAGAACTCGGGGCCAGAGAAGCGGGCCTGCGGCAGGACaatgggggaaaaggaggggCAGGGTGAGTACTCACCTGGCCCAGTATTGCAGAGCATCAGGGGCTACAGGGAAGCCCAGGCCAGCGGCGGCAGCACCAACATGGACACCTACCCCTACGGGTTGCCCACCCCGCCTGAGATGTCCCCTTTGGATGTGATAGACCCTGAGCAGAgcttcttctcctccccctgcccagaggagcaTCACCACCCCCATATGACTGGGGCCCCTTACTCTCCAGAGTACTCCACCAGCCCTCTCCAGTGTAACCACCATCCTCTTGGCCCCATGTCCATCCCTCAGCCCAGCACCTCCATGATCCCCCCAAtccccagctgcccccctcctcctcccacctacTACACGCCAGCCttccaccccatccacccccacagCCTCCATGCCCATCTTGgtcagctctccccaccccctgaacaCCATGGCTTTGACAGCCTGGACCAGCTGAGCCAAGCAGAACTTCTGGGGGAGATGGACCGCAATGAGTTTGACCAGTATCTCAGCGCTCCCGGCCACTCAGACCGCAGCGGGGTGATAACCAATGGAGACGCCCAGGTGTCTCAGGTTGCAGGTGGCTCACCCTCCACAGAGACTAGCCTCATCTCCGTCCTAGCAGATGCCACTGCTACCTACTACAACAACTACCGCGTCTCCTAG